A genomic window from Salvelinus alpinus chromosome 10, SLU_Salpinus.1, whole genome shotgun sequence includes:
- the csrnp1b gene encoding cysteine/serine-rich nuclear protein 1b: MLARAMSGLLKRKYEEVYDEDQCYSSSSSLSSSAYSGWDSEGESCYSDTLDSTPSNPGSPDTHGNTKSIPKKAKRERLVRGNVTFDTVTVFLFPRCQGFSSVPSRGGCSLGMMQRHSALHRYTLEEYAVEQRILREEKLLNRLREEKLDALKQKLTKGGTVESEEADRLTVEDIPEDELDISSCNLDDVSFLHPYPSKRRQALLKAAGVKIDKEEKRKLQQLRVSREDCGCDCQGFCEPETCACSLAGIKCQMDHSSFPCGCTKDGCGNLDGRIEFNSSRVQTHYIHTIMKLELEKRLEETSGPEEEDLGETAPAHAHNPLSDLPSIPDGPSFYFSSELAAVGENSCSSDMTDSSVSSGGSEDSEEGAGLGREDDADENGQRRVLSFSDNDYNVNNYVVNDNRCCPKQWLQQQKQASSMTTTAWMLAGFSTADFPEENDNLEAHTDNRAMAISPGIDDNANLGNGLFHHHSSCSISNPPSPSVDFPNAPSPSVDFPNAPSPSVDFPNAPSPSVDFPNAPSPSVDFPNAPSPSVDFPNAPSPSVDFPNAPSPSVDFPNAPSPSVDFPNAPSPSVDFPNAPSPSVDFPNAPSPSVDFPNPPSPSVDCPNTPSPSVDGTAASYMDLSLSSESDLEFFDGFCLGPSSLYNSLTEYQHMDNFFHFQLPSYPSSQSQASDPGTCPLESLIGLSESDPEPPATFTDNQLLEEAVRG, encoded by the exons ATGCTAGCTAGAGCCATGAGCGGTCTACTGAAGAGGAAGTATGAGGAGGTCTATGATGAGGACCAGtgctactcctcttcctcctccctgtcctcctcagCCTACTCCGGGTGGGACTCGGAGGGCGAGAGCTGCTACTCAGACACCCTTGACTCAACACCCAGCAACCCTGGCTCTCCAGACACACATGGCAACA ccaagtCCATCCCGAAGAAGGCTAAGCGTGAACGGCTAGTGCGGGGCAACGTGACCTTTGACACGGTGACAGTGTTTCTCTTCCCGCGGTGCCAGGGCTTCAGCAGCGTGCCCAGTAGAGGGGGCTGTTCCCTGGGCATGATGCAGCGCCACAGCGCCCTCCACAGGTACACCCTGGAAGAGTACGCTGTGGAGCAACGCATCCTCCGAGAGGAGAAACTCCTCAACCGCCTCCGAGAGGAGAAACTAGACGCTCTGAAACAGAAA cTGACCAAGGGAGGCACAGTGGAGTCAGAGGAGGCTGACCGCCTCACCGTCGAAGACATCCCAGAGGACGAGCTGGACATTAGCAGCTGTAACCTAGACGACGTCTCCTTCCTCCACCCCTACCCCTCCAAGAGGAGACAAGCCCTGCTGAAGGCTGCGGGGGTGAAGATCGataaggaggagaagaggaagctCCAGCAGCTGAGAGTGTCCAGGGAGGACTGTGGCTGTGACTGTCAGGGCTTCTGTGAGCCAGAGACCTGCGCCTGCAGCCTGGCAGGCATCAAGTGTCAG ATGGACCACTCGTCATTTCCCTGCGGCTGCACTAAGGATGGTTGCGGTAACCTGGACGGCCGTATAGAGTTCAACTCTAGCCGGGTTCAGACCCACTACATCCACACCATCATGAAGCTAGAGCtggagaagagactggaggagaCGTCTGGACCAGAGGAAGAGGACCTGGGAGAGACCGCCCCAGCCCACGCCCACAACCCCCTGTCCGACCTCCCCTCCATCCCAGATGGCCCCTCCTTCTACTTCAGCTCAGAGCTGGCGGCGGTCGGGGAGAACAGCTGTAGCAGCGACATGACAGACTCCTCTGTCTCCTCGGGGGGGAGTGAGGACTCAGAGGAAGGGGCGGGTTTAGGCCGGGAGGACGATGCGGATGAAAACGGACAGCGCCGCGTCCTCAGCTTCAGCGACAACGACTATAACGTAAATAACTACGTTGTTAATGACAACCGCTGTTGCCCCAAGCAATGGCTACAGCAGCAGAAGCAGGCGTCGTCCATGACGACAACAGCCTGGATGTTGGCAGGGTTTAGCACGGCAGACTTCCCAGAGGAGAATGACAATCTAGAGGCGCACACAGACAACCGGGCCATGGCCATATCACCAGGGATAGATGATAACGCTAACCTAGGCAACGGTCTGttccaccaccacagcagctgcAGTATCTCTAACCCCCCATCCCCCTCCGTAGACTTCCCCAACGCCCCATCCCCCTCCGTAGACTTCCCCAACGCCCCATCCCCCTCCGTAGACTTCCCCAACGCCCCATCCCCCTCCGTAGACTTCCCCAACGCCCCATCCCCCTCCGTAGACTTCCCCAACGCCCCATCCCCCTCCGTAGACTTCCCCAACGCCCCATCCCCCTCCGTAGACTTCCCCAACGCCCCATCCCCCTCCGTAGACTTCCCCAACGCCCCATCCCCCTCCGTAGACTTCCCCAACGCCCCATCCCCCTCCGTAGACTTCCCCAACGCCCCATCCCCCTCCGTAGACTTCCCCAACGCCCCATCTCCCTCCGTAGACTTCCCCAACCCCCCATCCCCCTCCGTAGACTGCCCCAACACCCCATCCCCCTCAGTAGACGGCACCGCTGCCAGCTACATGGACCTCAGCCTGTCCTCAGAGTCTGACCTGGAGTTCTTTGATGGTTTCTGTCTGGGTCCTTCCTCCCTCTACAACTCCCTAACAGAGTACCAACACATGGACAACTTCTTTCACTTCCAGTTGCCTAGTTACCCCAGCAGCCAATCACAGGCCAGCGACCCCGGGACCTGCCCCCTGGAGtctctgattggtctgtcagaatctGACCCAGAACCCCCTGCAACGTTCACAGACAATCAGCTGTTGGAAGAAGCCGTCAGGGGTTAA